One segment of Anopheles stephensi strain Indian chromosome 3, UCI_ANSTEP_V1.0, whole genome shotgun sequence DNA contains the following:
- the LOC118513366 gene encoding endocuticle structural glycoprotein ABD-4, whose translation MKLLIVLALVASAYGYPQHEHHDHHEHHETSTYIPILKYDKQQGEDGSYRTIYQTGNNIVHEESGYLKDASEDHPNGILVQQGAYSYEAPNGDVIQVQYTADENGFRVQSDSLPTPPPVPPAIQEGLKEIYEGIKRREQEAKNNPKYAEDEARRAQLDYNGQYYNQ comes from the exons ATGAAGCTTTTG ATCGTACTAGCGCTGGTAGCATCCGCCTACGGGTACCCGCAGCATGAACATCACGATCACCATGAACACCACGAAACGAGCACCTACATCCCCATCCTGAAGTACGACAAACAGCAGGGCGAAGATGGCAGCTACAGAACTAT CTACCAGACGGGCAATAACATCGTTCACGAGGAGTCCGGCTACCTGAAGGACGCATCGGAAGATCATCCCAACGGGATTTTGGTTCAGCAGGGTGCCTACTCGTACGAAGCGCCCAACGGGGACGTCATTCAGGTGCAGTACACGGCCGACGAAAATGGATTCCGTGTGCAGAGCGACAGCCTGCCGACACCACCGCCCGTCCCACCAGCAATCCAGGAAGGGCTGAAGGAGATCTACGAAGGGATCAAGCGCCGGGAGCAGGAAGCCAAAAACAATCCCAAGTACGCGGAGGATGAAGCCAGGCGGGCCCAGCTAGACTACAACGGACAGTACTACAACCAGTAG
- the LOC118513371 gene encoding uncharacterized protein LOC118513371 isoform X2 produces the protein MHEFENKSMHGVKRVVAFCILTAILPASLIILPLYLRHTVFADVVYPIAESDIIEIRDGISSVFCQKHTLQMNSTFNAFQLDHEPEVSKNRKHIRLKKSMSLPDDTLEYWGFYLLKGATVALKVCSRYDGSRILVVKGERNLRTCGLLEHNNNKIDNYLNKEHGQVLVTFESAAEFIEYSGELRGTPNLPADGNHGGEDLTEERLSPEESASMLHRVHTSKESRTRHAARTTDNELNKRTTAAYDTSGRKAHHATTKRIGRPVSVTIKNVQTPASTTTTTTSTTTEVPTSTTENLVKKYRNFRATEAGPSAEESVDDGGSGQHRRRHSHNKTGHRQQSNAVGSKDQEQIVQPDSVDRSEQPNGRREGRRRRRRDLVYDRAINHGGTAMNYSNNTSDSVSSFENSLLSCYDGDILLAHSFPPSKSCQSVKYLEGASHTVTKHEVVSDGYYYYIFYSDNDYVQNDIHAMFDIYKPTFQYSNISDSKGCINSTHCSFPITFWSNERVIVEVPTRDGIEHEEDDITLLVSTCHPRMAIYIIFPVSVLILVLTCAFL, from the exons ATGCATGAATTCG AGAACAAAAGCATGCACGGCGTCAAGCGTGTGGTGGCGTTCTGCATTCTGACCGCCATCCTGCCGGCATCGCTCATCATACTGCCGCTCTACCTGCGCCACACGGTGTTTGCGGACGTCGTGTACCCGATCGCCGAATCAGACATTATCGAAATCCGCGATGGAATCTCGTCCGTCTTCTGCCAGAAGCACACGCTGCAGATGAACAGCACGTTCAACGCGTTCCAGCTGGACCACGAGCCGGAAGTGTCGAAGAACAGGAAGCACATACGGTTGAAAAAATCCATGTCCCTGCCGGACGATACGCTCGAGTACTGGGGGTTCTATCTGCTGAAGGGGGCGACGGTTGCGCTGAAGGTTTGCTCCCGGTACGATGGGTCCCGCATCCTGGTGGTGAAGGGCGAGCGGAACCTGCGCACGTGCGGTTTGCTCGAGCATAATAACAATAAGATCGATAACTACCTCAACAAGGAGCACGGTCAGGTGCTGGTCACGTTTGAGTCGGCCGCCGAGTTTATCGAGTACTCGGGCGAGCTGCGGGGAACGCCCAATCTACCCGCCGACGGGAATCACG GTGGAGAAGACCTCACGGAGGAGCGCCTTTCGCCGGAAGAATCTGCCTCGATGCTGCATCGCGTGCACACCTCGAAGGAGTCACGCACCCGGCACGCAGCCCGAACCACAGACAACGAGCTGAACAAGCGGACAACGGCAGCGTACGATACGTCCGGACGGAAAGCGCATCACGCTACGACGAAACGTATCGGCCGTCCGGTGTCGGTCACGATAAAAAATGTACAAACGCCCGCCAGcacaacgacaacgacgaccagcaccaccaccgaagtGCCCACCAGTACGACGGAAAATCTCGTCAAGAAGTATCGCAACTTCCGCGCAACCGAGGCAGGCCCGTCGGCGGAAGAGTCCGTGGACGATGGTGGCAGTGGGCAGCACCGGAGGCGTCACAGTCACAACAAAACCGGCCACCGGCAGCAGTCGAACGCGGTCGGATCGAAGGACCAGGAGCAGATTGTGCAGCCGGACAGTGTGGATCGGTCGGAGCAGCCGAACGGCAGAAGGGAAGGGCGTCGCCGCAGGAGACGCGATCTGGTGTACGATCGTGCGATCAACCATGGCGGCACGGCAATGAACTACTCGAACAACACGTCCGACTCGGTGTCGAGCTTCGAGAACAGTTTGCTGTCCTGCTACGACGGTGACATCCTGCTCGCCCACAGCTTCCCACCGAGCAAATCGTGCCAGAGCGTAAAGTACCTCGAGGGTGCGTCGCACACCGTCACGAAGCACGAGGTAGTGTCGGACGGGTATTACTATTACATCTTCTACAGCGACAACGATTACGTGCAGAACGACATCCACGCGATGTTCGACATCTACAAGCCGACGTTCCAGTACTCGAACATCTCGGACTCGAAGGGTTGCATTAACAGCACGCACTGCTCCTTCCCGATCACCTTCTGGTCGAACGAGCGCGTGATCGTGGAAGTGCCGACCCGGGACGGTATCGAGCACGAGGAGGACGACATTACGCTGCTCGTATCGACGTGCCATCCCCGGATGGCCATCTACATCATCTTTCCCGTGAGCGTGCTGATACTGGTGTTGACCTGTGCTTTCCTGTAG
- the LOC118513368 gene encoding putative ATPase N2B gives MLFLTKAPRSFCLLQRSCSCPVIHGVRLYSPNAPATATNAVPVSAVGKTPVELLKEKLNHGEIQPDPHQARVTEALQVVYDSIKTYSPPKPSTGIGKWFSFGKAEKAVDAPKGLYIYGSVGGGKTMLMDMFYDCCAIDRKRRVHFNSFMTDVHSKIHDIKSKHVRDASNSKPQPFDPIKPVAELITEASWMICFDEFQVTDIADAMILKRLFTYLFNNGVIVVATSNRAPDDLYKNGLQRSNFVPFIGVLKNHCNIVTLDSGVDYRTAALKGESKHYFDKSQGDANASMDKLFKVLCSQENDMIRPKTFTHFGRNITFAKTCGQVLDSTFEELCDRPHGASDFLQIAQFFHTVLIRDIPQLNLKLKSQTRRFITLIDTLYDSRVRLVVSADVPYKYLFSNEAPDDMHTSDEHRMLMDDLKITKDSTDAASNIFTGEEEVFAFERTISRLAEMQSAEYWTLWEKHR, from the exons ATGTTGTTCCTGACGAAAGCACCGCGCTCGTTCTGTTTGCTGCAGCGTAGTTGCTCGTGTCCCGTGATTCATGGCGTCCGCTTGTACAGTCCGAACGCGCCCGCCACTGCCACCAACGCCGTGCCCGTTTCCGCGGTCGGAAAAACGCCCGTCGAGCTGCTGAAGGAAAAGCTGAACCATGGGGAAATTCAGCCCGATCCGCACCAGGCCCGCGTCACCGAAGCGCTGCAGGTAGTGTATGATAGCATTAAAACGTACAGCCCACCTAAACCGAGCACTGGCATAGGAAAATGGTTCAGCTTCGGCAAGGCGGAGAAGGCGGTCGACGCACCCAAAGGACTCTACATCTACGGCAGCGTTGGCGGTGGCAAAACCATGCTCATGGACATGTTTTACGACTGCTGTGCG ATTGATCGAAAGCGACGCGTGCACTTCAACTCCTTCATGACCGATGTGCACTCCAAGATACACGACATCAAGTCGAAGCACGTGCGGGATGCCAGCAATAGCAAGCCGCAACCGTTCGACCCGATCAAGCCTGTTGCCGAGCTAATTACCGAGGCCTCGTGGATGATTTGCTTCGACGAGTTTCAG GTTACCGACATCGCGGACGCAATGATCTTGAAACGGCTGTTCACTTATCTGTTCAATAACGGTGTGATTGTGGTGGCCACCAGCAACCGTGCCCCCGACGATCTCTACAAAAATGGGCTGCAGCGTAGCAACTTTGTCCCGTTCATCGGCGTGCTCAAGAATCACTGCAACATCGTAACGCTCGACAGTGGCGTTGATTACCGAACGGCGGCGCTAAAGGGGGAAAGTAAACATTACTTTGA CAAATCCCAAGGCGATGCGAACGCTTCGATGGACAAGCTGTTTAAGGTGCTTTGCTCGCAGGAGAACGATATGATACGTCCCAAAACGTTCACGCACTTTGGCAGGAATATAACGTTCGCGAAGACCTGCGGCCAGGTGCTCGACAGCACATTCGAAGAACTCTGTGATAGG CCCCACGGTGCTAGCGATTTCCTACAGATAGCACAATTCTTTCACACGGTGCTAATACGAGATATTCCTCAACTTAACCTGAAGCTAAAATCCCAAACGAGACGGTTCATCACGCTGATCGACACGCTGTACGATAGTCGCGTAAGG TTGGTCGTATCGGCGGACGTACCGTACAAGTATCTGTTCTCCAACGAGGCACCGGACGATATGCACACCTCCGACGAGCATCGTATGCTGATGGACGATCTCAAAATTACCAAGGATTCGACGGACGCGGCCTCGAACATTTTCACGggtgaagaagaagtatttGCTTTCGAGCGTACGATATCGCGTTTGGCCGAGATGCAATCGGCCGAATACTGGACGCTCTGGGAGAAGCATCGCTAG
- the LOC118513371 gene encoding uncharacterized protein LOC118513371 isoform X1: protein MAQNKRLRYVNNADNVAYYHVYKYNSLQRLNKNKSMHGVKRVVAFCILTAILPASLIILPLYLRHTVFADVVYPIAESDIIEIRDGISSVFCQKHTLQMNSTFNAFQLDHEPEVSKNRKHIRLKKSMSLPDDTLEYWGFYLLKGATVALKVCSRYDGSRILVVKGERNLRTCGLLEHNNNKIDNYLNKEHGQVLVTFESAAEFIEYSGELRGTPNLPADGNHGGEDLTEERLSPEESASMLHRVHTSKESRTRHAARTTDNELNKRTTAAYDTSGRKAHHATTKRIGRPVSVTIKNVQTPASTTTTTTSTTTEVPTSTTENLVKKYRNFRATEAGPSAEESVDDGGSGQHRRRHSHNKTGHRQQSNAVGSKDQEQIVQPDSVDRSEQPNGRREGRRRRRRDLVYDRAINHGGTAMNYSNNTSDSVSSFENSLLSCYDGDILLAHSFPPSKSCQSVKYLEGASHTVTKHEVVSDGYYYYIFYSDNDYVQNDIHAMFDIYKPTFQYSNISDSKGCINSTHCSFPITFWSNERVIVEVPTRDGIEHEEDDITLLVSTCHPRMAIYIIFPVSVLILVLTCAFL from the exons ATGGCGCAAAATAAACGGCTTCGATATGTGAACAACGCGGACAACGTGGCGTACTACCATGTGTACAAATACAATTCCCTGCAGCGGTTAAACA AGAACAAAAGCATGCACGGCGTCAAGCGTGTGGTGGCGTTCTGCATTCTGACCGCCATCCTGCCGGCATCGCTCATCATACTGCCGCTCTACCTGCGCCACACGGTGTTTGCGGACGTCGTGTACCCGATCGCCGAATCAGACATTATCGAAATCCGCGATGGAATCTCGTCCGTCTTCTGCCAGAAGCACACGCTGCAGATGAACAGCACGTTCAACGCGTTCCAGCTGGACCACGAGCCGGAAGTGTCGAAGAACAGGAAGCACATACGGTTGAAAAAATCCATGTCCCTGCCGGACGATACGCTCGAGTACTGGGGGTTCTATCTGCTGAAGGGGGCGACGGTTGCGCTGAAGGTTTGCTCCCGGTACGATGGGTCCCGCATCCTGGTGGTGAAGGGCGAGCGGAACCTGCGCACGTGCGGTTTGCTCGAGCATAATAACAATAAGATCGATAACTACCTCAACAAGGAGCACGGTCAGGTGCTGGTCACGTTTGAGTCGGCCGCCGAGTTTATCGAGTACTCGGGCGAGCTGCGGGGAACGCCCAATCTACCCGCCGACGGGAATCACG GTGGAGAAGACCTCACGGAGGAGCGCCTTTCGCCGGAAGAATCTGCCTCGATGCTGCATCGCGTGCACACCTCGAAGGAGTCACGCACCCGGCACGCAGCCCGAACCACAGACAACGAGCTGAACAAGCGGACAACGGCAGCGTACGATACGTCCGGACGGAAAGCGCATCACGCTACGACGAAACGTATCGGCCGTCCGGTGTCGGTCACGATAAAAAATGTACAAACGCCCGCCAGcacaacgacaacgacgaccagcaccaccaccgaagtGCCCACCAGTACGACGGAAAATCTCGTCAAGAAGTATCGCAACTTCCGCGCAACCGAGGCAGGCCCGTCGGCGGAAGAGTCCGTGGACGATGGTGGCAGTGGGCAGCACCGGAGGCGTCACAGTCACAACAAAACCGGCCACCGGCAGCAGTCGAACGCGGTCGGATCGAAGGACCAGGAGCAGATTGTGCAGCCGGACAGTGTGGATCGGTCGGAGCAGCCGAACGGCAGAAGGGAAGGGCGTCGCCGCAGGAGACGCGATCTGGTGTACGATCGTGCGATCAACCATGGCGGCACGGCAATGAACTACTCGAACAACACGTCCGACTCGGTGTCGAGCTTCGAGAACAGTTTGCTGTCCTGCTACGACGGTGACATCCTGCTCGCCCACAGCTTCCCACCGAGCAAATCGTGCCAGAGCGTAAAGTACCTCGAGGGTGCGTCGCACACCGTCACGAAGCACGAGGTAGTGTCGGACGGGTATTACTATTACATCTTCTACAGCGACAACGATTACGTGCAGAACGACATCCACGCGATGTTCGACATCTACAAGCCGACGTTCCAGTACTCGAACATCTCGGACTCGAAGGGTTGCATTAACAGCACGCACTGCTCCTTCCCGATCACCTTCTGGTCGAACGAGCGCGTGATCGTGGAAGTGCCGACCCGGGACGGTATCGAGCACGAGGAGGACGACATTACGCTGCTCGTATCGACGTGCCATCCCCGGATGGCCATCTACATCATCTTTCCCGTGAGCGTGCTGATACTGGTGTTGACCTGTGCTTTCCTGTAG
- the LOC118513371 gene encoding uncharacterized protein LOC118513371 isoform X3 has translation MHGVKRVVAFCILTAILPASLIILPLYLRHTVFADVVYPIAESDIIEIRDGISSVFCQKHTLQMNSTFNAFQLDHEPEVSKNRKHIRLKKSMSLPDDTLEYWGFYLLKGATVALKVCSRYDGSRILVVKGERNLRTCGLLEHNNNKIDNYLNKEHGQVLVTFESAAEFIEYSGELRGTPNLPADGNHGGEDLTEERLSPEESASMLHRVHTSKESRTRHAARTTDNELNKRTTAAYDTSGRKAHHATTKRIGRPVSVTIKNVQTPASTTTTTTSTTTEVPTSTTENLVKKYRNFRATEAGPSAEESVDDGGSGQHRRRHSHNKTGHRQQSNAVGSKDQEQIVQPDSVDRSEQPNGRREGRRRRRRDLVYDRAINHGGTAMNYSNNTSDSVSSFENSLLSCYDGDILLAHSFPPSKSCQSVKYLEGASHTVTKHEVVSDGYYYYIFYSDNDYVQNDIHAMFDIYKPTFQYSNISDSKGCINSTHCSFPITFWSNERVIVEVPTRDGIEHEEDDITLLVSTCHPRMAIYIIFPVSVLILVLTCAFL, from the exons ATGCACGGCGTCAAGCGTGTGGTGGCGTTCTGCATTCTGACCGCCATCCTGCCGGCATCGCTCATCATACTGCCGCTCTACCTGCGCCACACGGTGTTTGCGGACGTCGTGTACCCGATCGCCGAATCAGACATTATCGAAATCCGCGATGGAATCTCGTCCGTCTTCTGCCAGAAGCACACGCTGCAGATGAACAGCACGTTCAACGCGTTCCAGCTGGACCACGAGCCGGAAGTGTCGAAGAACAGGAAGCACATACGGTTGAAAAAATCCATGTCCCTGCCGGACGATACGCTCGAGTACTGGGGGTTCTATCTGCTGAAGGGGGCGACGGTTGCGCTGAAGGTTTGCTCCCGGTACGATGGGTCCCGCATCCTGGTGGTGAAGGGCGAGCGGAACCTGCGCACGTGCGGTTTGCTCGAGCATAATAACAATAAGATCGATAACTACCTCAACAAGGAGCACGGTCAGGTGCTGGTCACGTTTGAGTCGGCCGCCGAGTTTATCGAGTACTCGGGCGAGCTGCGGGGAACGCCCAATCTACCCGCCGACGGGAATCACG GTGGAGAAGACCTCACGGAGGAGCGCCTTTCGCCGGAAGAATCTGCCTCGATGCTGCATCGCGTGCACACCTCGAAGGAGTCACGCACCCGGCACGCAGCCCGAACCACAGACAACGAGCTGAACAAGCGGACAACGGCAGCGTACGATACGTCCGGACGGAAAGCGCATCACGCTACGACGAAACGTATCGGCCGTCCGGTGTCGGTCACGATAAAAAATGTACAAACGCCCGCCAGcacaacgacaacgacgaccagcaccaccaccgaagtGCCCACCAGTACGACGGAAAATCTCGTCAAGAAGTATCGCAACTTCCGCGCAACCGAGGCAGGCCCGTCGGCGGAAGAGTCCGTGGACGATGGTGGCAGTGGGCAGCACCGGAGGCGTCACAGTCACAACAAAACCGGCCACCGGCAGCAGTCGAACGCGGTCGGATCGAAGGACCAGGAGCAGATTGTGCAGCCGGACAGTGTGGATCGGTCGGAGCAGCCGAACGGCAGAAGGGAAGGGCGTCGCCGCAGGAGACGCGATCTGGTGTACGATCGTGCGATCAACCATGGCGGCACGGCAATGAACTACTCGAACAACACGTCCGACTCGGTGTCGAGCTTCGAGAACAGTTTGCTGTCCTGCTACGACGGTGACATCCTGCTCGCCCACAGCTTCCCACCGAGCAAATCGTGCCAGAGCGTAAAGTACCTCGAGGGTGCGTCGCACACCGTCACGAAGCACGAGGTAGTGTCGGACGGGTATTACTATTACATCTTCTACAGCGACAACGATTACGTGCAGAACGACATCCACGCGATGTTCGACATCTACAAGCCGACGTTCCAGTACTCGAACATCTCGGACTCGAAGGGTTGCATTAACAGCACGCACTGCTCCTTCCCGATCACCTTCTGGTCGAACGAGCGCGTGATCGTGGAAGTGCCGACCCGGGACGGTATCGAGCACGAGGAGGACGACATTACGCTGCTCGTATCGACGTGCCATCCCCGGATGGCCATCTACATCATCTTTCCCGTGAGCGTGCTGATACTGGTGTTGACCTGTGCTTTCCTGTAG
- the LOC118513369 gene encoding probable dolichol-phosphate mannosyltransferase, with the protein MAGEKYSILLPTYNERENLPIIIWLIVKYMQEAKINYEVIVIDDGSPDGTLEVAKELQKIYGADRILLRPRAAKLGLGTAYIHGIEHATGDYIIIMDADLSHHPKFIPQFVELQKKGDFDIVSGTRYKGSGGVYGWDFKRKLISRGANFLSQLLLRPNASDLTGSFRLYRKEVLKELISRCTSKGYVFQMEMIVRARQLNYSIGEVPISFVDRVYGQSKLGGSEIIQFAKNLLYLFATT; encoded by the exons ATGGCAGGAGAAAAGTATTCCATCCTGCTGCCTACGTACAACGAGCGTGAAAATCTTCCGATCATCATATGGCTGATCGTCAAGTACATGCAAGAGGC GAAAATCAACTATGAAGTGATCGTCATCGACGATGGCAGCCCGGACGGTACGCTGGAGGTAGCGAAAGAGCTGCAAAAAATATACGGTGCAGATCGTATCCTTCTCCGACCGAGGGCCGCCAAGCTGGGCCTTGGAACGGCATACATTCACGGCATAGAGCACGCCACGGGAGATTACATCATTATCATGGATGCTGATCTGAGCCATCAC CCCAAATTCATTCCACAGTTTGTAGAGCTGCAAAAGAAAGGTGACTTTGACATAGTTTCGGGCACTCGGTACAAGGGTTCCGGCGGTGTTTACGGTTGGGACTTCAAGAGGAAGCTGATTTCGCGTGGAGCCAACTTCCTGTCCCAACTGCTGCTACGACCGAACGCATCGGATCTTACCGGATCGTTCCGGCTTTACCGCAAAGAGGTGCTCAAAGAGCTGATTTCTCGCTGCACCTCGAAGGGATACGTCTTCCAGATGGAAATGATTGTACGGGCGCGTCAGCTAAATTACTCCATCGGAGAAGTTCCGATATCGTTTGTGGACCGTGTTTATGGGCAATCAAAGCTCGGTGGTTCGGAGATAATACAGTTTGCTAAAAATTTGCTGTACCTTTTCGCCACCACGTAA
- the LOC118513370 gene encoding NADH dehydrogenase [ubiquinone] 1 beta subcomplex subunit 9, with amino-acid sequence MSAPTAAALAHTRRVCSLYKKSLRNLESWYDRRHIFRYQATLMRARFDQHRNEKDPAKVAQLVADGERELFEKQHYQPRKFPMSPGGVAFEREVIPPDWVLDYWHPLEKAQFPDYFARREKRKEEYIVWWEKQYGKSSANDSSSHH; translated from the exons ATGTCCGCACCGACCGCTGCGGCACTGGCCCACACGCGACGGGTTTGCTCGCTGTACAAAAAGTCGCTGCGTAACCTGGAATCGTGGTACGATAGAAG ACACATATTCCGCTACCAGGCAACGTTGATGCGAGCCCGCTTCGATCAGCACAGGAACGAGAAGGACCCGGCAAAGGTGGCTCAGCTTGTTGCCGATGGCGAGCGAGAATTGTTCGAAAAGCAGCACTACCAGCCGAGAAAGT TCCCCATGTCGCCCGGTGGTGTAGCGTTCGAGCGCGAAGTGATTCCCCCGGACTGGGTTCTGGATTATTGGCACCCGCTGGAAAAGGCACAGTTCCCCGACTACTTTGCACGGCGCGAAAAGCGCAAGGAAGAGTACATCGTTTGGTGGGAAAAGCAGTACGGCAAATCGTCCGCTAACGATTCCTCCTCCCATCACTGA